A genomic region of Chryseobacterium sp. KACC 21268 contains the following coding sequences:
- a CDS encoding deoxyribodipyrimidine photo-lyase, which translates to MQKVSIFWFRRDLRLEDNKGLSEALKSGEKVIPIFIFDKEILGQLEDKYDRRVDYIHQALEKINLELKESGSNLLTFHGKTLEIFKQLQKEYDLQSVYCNRDYEPSAIKRDDEIKKFLNSKSIDFLDFKDQIIFEKNEVAKDNGEPYTVYTPFSNKWKKLLTEDDYKSVKIDKTQFLKLPSTKILSLKKIGFEKTDFDFEEPTLESKIIDDYDKKRDFPALDATTHLGIALRFGTISVRKCVKFALSHNETWLNELIWREFFMQILFHFPKVVNYCFKEKYENIPWRNNESEFEKWCNGETGYPIVDAGMRQLNQTGRMHNRIRMVTASFLTKHLLIDWRWGEAYFAKKLLDYDLSANNGNWQWAAGCGCDAAPYFRVFNPDEQTKKFDKDLKYIRKWNPDFEKDIVENRIVEHKFARERALETYKKALN; encoded by the coding sequence ATGCAAAAAGTTTCAATATTCTGGTTTCGACGCGACCTTCGTTTGGAAGACAACAAAGGTCTGTCCGAAGCTTTGAAGTCCGGCGAGAAAGTGATTCCGATTTTTATTTTTGATAAGGAAATCTTGGGTCAGCTTGAAGATAAATATGACCGCCGAGTTGATTACATTCATCAGGCTTTAGAAAAAATCAATCTGGAGCTGAAAGAATCTGGAAGCAATCTTCTCACTTTCCACGGAAAAACTTTGGAGATTTTTAAACAATTGCAGAAGGAGTATGATTTGCAATCGGTCTATTGCAATCGGGATTATGAACCGTCAGCAATTAAAAGAGATGATGAAATTAAGAAATTTCTCAATTCAAAAAGCATTGATTTCCTTGATTTTAAAGACCAAATTATTTTTGAAAAGAATGAAGTCGCAAAGGACAACGGCGAACCTTACACAGTTTACACACCTTTCTCTAACAAGTGGAAAAAACTTTTGACTGAAGACGATTACAAATCGGTTAAGATTGATAAAACCCAATTTCTGAAATTACCCTCGACGAAAATATTGAGCTTAAAAAAAATCGGATTTGAGAAAACAGATTTTGATTTTGAAGAACCAACGCTAGAATCGAAAATCATTGATGACTACGATAAAAAACGGGATTTCCCAGCTTTGGATGCGACGACGCATTTGGGAATTGCGCTCAGGTTTGGAACCATCTCCGTTCGCAAATGTGTGAAATTCGCATTGAGCCACAATGAAACCTGGCTGAATGAATTGATTTGGCGGGAGTTCTTTATGCAAATCCTCTTTCACTTTCCGAAGGTTGTCAATTATTGTTTCAAAGAGAAATACGAAAATATCCCGTGGCGAAACAACGAATCCGAATTTGAAAAATGGTGCAACGGCGAAACCGGCTATCCCATTGTAGATGCAGGAATGCGCCAATTGAACCAAACCGGCAGAATGCACAACAGAATCCGAATGGTCACTGCCAGTTTCCTCACAAAACATCTTTTGATTGACTGGCGCTGGGGCGAAGCTTATTTTGCAAAGAAATTGTTGGACTACGACCTTTCAGCCAACAACGGAAACTGGCAATGGGCGGCAGGTTGTGGTTGCGATGCGGCGCCGTATTTCCGGGTTTTCAATCCGGATGAGCAGACGAAGAAGTTTGACAAGGATTTGAAATACATCCGAAAATGGAATCCTGATTTTGAAAAAGACATTGTGGAGAACCGAATCGTAGAGCATAAATTTGCGAGGGAAAGGGCTTTGGAGACTTATAAGAAAGCTTTGAACTAA
- a CDS encoding 30S ribosomal protein S16: MSVKIRLQRHGSKGKPFFHIVVADARARRDGRFIEKLGTYNPITNPATIDLNVDSAVKWLNNGAQPTDTARAILSYKGALYKKHLQGGVAKGAFDEAEAEKRFAAWVDAKDAKVQGKVEGLSTAKSDAKKAALEAEAKVNQARIDAAAKAEADAKAAEEAANAPAEEVATEETATEEPTAEAEGTEETQA, from the coding sequence ATGTCAGTAAAAATCAGATTACAAAGACACGGTTCGAAAGGAAAACCTTTCTTCCACATCGTAGTTGCGGATGCAAGAGCTAGAAGAGATGGTAGATTCATCGAAAAATTAGGTACTTACAACCCAATTACAAACCCAGCAACTATCGATTTGAATGTTGATTCTGCTGTTAAATGGTTGAACAACGGTGCACAGCCAACTGACACTGCAAGAGCAATCCTTTCTTACAAAGGTGCTTTGTACAAAAAACACCTTCAAGGTGGTGTGGCTAAAGGTGCTTTTGACGAGGCTGAAGCTGAGAAGAGATTCGCTGCTTGGGTTGACGCTAAAGATGCTAAAGTACAAGGTAAAGTTGAAGGTTTATCTACAGCAAAATCTGACGCTAAGAAAGCGGCTTTGGAAGCTGAAGCTAAAGTAAACCAAGCAAGAATTGACGCTGCTGCGAAAGCTGAAGCTGATGCAAAAGCTGCTGAAGAGGCTGCAAACGCACCTGCTGAAGAAGTTGCAACTGAAGAAACTGCGACTGAAGAACCAACTGCTGAGGCAGAAGGAACTGAAGAAACTCAGGCTTAA